The Cellulomonas fulva genome includes a window with the following:
- a CDS encoding SufS family cysteine desulfurase — protein sequence MSTTLEAAELAAVRADFPLLERTLRDGRPLVYLDSGATSQKPDVVLDAEQDFYLQRNAAVHRGAHQLAEEATEAFEDARARVASFVGVSPGELVWTTNATAGINLVAYALSNATAGRGGAAARRFALAPGDEIVVTEAEHHANLVPWQELAARTGATLRWIGVDDDGRLRTDELTSVVTDRTRVLAFTHASNVTGAVTDVAAFVARAREVGALTVLDACQSVPHLPVDLSALGVDFAAFSGHKMLAPTGVGALYGRRELLEAMPPVTTGGSMVEVVTMAETTYAPPPQRFEAGTQMVSQAVAMGAAATYLADLGMDAVAAHEHHLAGLLLDAVASVPGVRVIGPTDTRDRLAAVSFVVDGVHAHDVGQVLDDAGVAVRVGHHCAQPLHRRFGVAATARASAAVYTTDEEIEVFREALTGVRAFFGLGNEREGVA from the coding sequence GTGAGCACCACACTCGAGGCCGCGGAGCTCGCGGCCGTGCGGGCGGACTTCCCGCTGCTCGAGCGCACGCTGCGCGACGGCCGCCCGCTGGTCTACCTCGACTCGGGCGCGACGTCCCAGAAGCCGGACGTCGTGCTCGACGCCGAGCAGGACTTCTACCTGCAGCGCAACGCCGCGGTGCACCGTGGTGCGCACCAGCTCGCGGAGGAGGCGACCGAGGCGTTTGAGGACGCCCGGGCGCGCGTCGCGTCGTTCGTGGGCGTCTCGCCGGGCGAGCTCGTCTGGACGACGAACGCGACCGCGGGGATCAACCTCGTCGCGTACGCGCTGTCCAACGCGACGGCCGGGCGCGGGGGAGCGGCGGCCCGCCGGTTCGCGCTGGCGCCGGGCGACGAGATCGTCGTGACCGAGGCCGAGCACCACGCGAACCTGGTCCCGTGGCAGGAGCTGGCTGCGCGCACCGGGGCGACGCTGCGGTGGATCGGCGTGGACGACGACGGCCGGCTGCGCACCGACGAGCTCACGAGCGTCGTGACCGACCGCACGCGGGTGCTGGCCTTCACCCACGCGTCGAACGTGACGGGCGCGGTGACCGACGTCGCGGCGTTCGTCGCCCGGGCGCGCGAGGTCGGCGCGCTCACGGTGCTCGACGCGTGCCAGTCCGTGCCGCACCTCCCGGTGGACCTGTCGGCGCTCGGCGTCGACTTCGCGGCGTTCTCCGGGCACAAGATGCTCGCGCCGACGGGTGTCGGTGCGCTGTACGGGCGGCGCGAGCTGCTCGAGGCGATGCCGCCCGTCACCACGGGGGGCTCGATGGTCGAGGTCGTCACGATGGCCGAGACCACGTACGCGCCGCCGCCCCAGCGGTTCGAGGCCGGCACGCAGATGGTGTCGCAGGCCGTGGCGATGGGCGCGGCCGCGACCTACCTCGCCGACCTCGGCATGGACGCGGTCGCGGCGCACGAGCACCACCTGGCCGGTCTGCTGCTCGACGCGGTCGCCTCGGTGCCCGGCGTGCGCGTGATCGGCCCCACCGACACGCGCGACCGGCTCGCCGCCGTGTCCTTCGTCGTCGACGGCGTGCACGCGCACGACGTCGGGCAGGTGCTGGACGACGCGGGCGTCGCGGTGCGGGTGGGCCACCACTGCGCGCAGCCGCTGCACCGCCGGTTCGGCGTCGCCGCGACCGCGCGCGCCAGCGCCGCGGTGTACACCACGGACGAGGAGATCGAGGTCTTCCGGGAAGCACTGACGGGGGTCCGCGCGTTCTTCGGACTGGGGAACGAGCGCGAGGGAGTCGCATGA
- a CDS encoding metal-sulfur cluster assembly factor, which translates to MTTPTTPPSAGTPSMSPSTVADVEEAMRDVIDPELGINVVDLGLVYGIALEQNTAVIDMTLTSAACPLTDVIEDQSAQALDGIVDGFRINWVWMPPWGPEKITSDGREQMRALGFNI; encoded by the coding sequence ATGACCACGCCCACCACACCACCCTCGGCCGGGACGCCGTCGATGTCCCCGTCGACCGTCGCCGACGTCGAGGAGGCCATGCGCGACGTCATCGACCCCGAGCTCGGGATCAACGTCGTCGACCTCGGCCTCGTCTACGGGATCGCGCTCGAGCAGAACACGGCCGTGATCGACATGACGCTCACGTCCGCGGCCTGCCCGCTGACGGACGTCATCGAGGACCAGTCCGCGCAGGCGCTCGACGGGATCGTCGACGGCTTCCGGATCAACTGGGTCTGGATGCCGCCGTGGGGCCCCGAGAAGATCACGTCGGACGGCCGCGAGCAGATGCGCGCCCTCGGCTTCAACATCTGA
- a CDS encoding energy-coupling factor transporter transmembrane component T, translating into MTGGERAEPHPAPVGRPLRAAWTGPLGLHQPGTSVLHRAPTAAKLVSLALAGLAVVVLRGPASSLLVLALAVVAHAVARLAWHRTRRGLAGTAVVALVVGGYQTWARGWEVGVETAAGLLALVLLATVVTATTRADELLATLERAARPLRHVGIAPETVALAVSLLLRSVPVLVHATLASRDAARARGLERSPRAVVVPAAVRMVGHARATGEALAARGLGEGGTGRRAETAALD; encoded by the coding sequence ACCGGGCCGCTGGGACTGCACCAGCCGGGCACGTCGGTGCTGCACCGCGCGCCCACGGCGGCCAAGCTCGTCAGCCTCGCGCTGGCCGGCCTGGCGGTCGTCGTCCTGCGCGGGCCGGCGAGCTCGCTCCTGGTGCTCGCGCTCGCGGTGGTCGCGCACGCCGTCGCCCGGCTCGCCTGGCACCGCACGCGCCGCGGTCTCGCCGGCACCGCGGTCGTCGCGCTCGTCGTCGGCGGGTACCAGACCTGGGCGCGCGGCTGGGAGGTCGGCGTCGAGACCGCCGCCGGGCTGCTCGCGCTCGTGCTGCTCGCCACCGTCGTCACCGCGACCACCCGCGCCGACGAGCTCCTCGCGACGCTCGAGCGTGCCGCCCGGCCGCTGCGCCACGTCGGCATCGCGCCCGAGACCGTGGCCCTCGCGGTGAGCCTCCTGCTGCGCTCCGTCCCGGTCCTGGTGCACGCCACCCTCGCGTCGCGCGACGCCGCTCGGGCCCGCGGCCTCGAGCGGTCGCCGCGCGCGGTCGTCGTGCCCGCCGCCGTGCGGATGGTCGGGCACGCCCGGGCCACGGGAGAGGCGCTGGCGGCGCGGGGACTGGGCGAGGGCGGCACCGGTCGCCGCGCCGAGACGGCCGCGCTGGACTAG
- the sufU gene encoding Fe-S cluster assembly sulfur transfer protein SufU, translated as MSSSMEQLYQQVILDHAKHPHGRGLGAAEVPGRTGESHQVNPTCGDEVTLQVDVDDAGVVRGLRWEGQGCSISQASVSVLHDLVIDQPLPTVDGLGASFRELMQSKGQGLSDEDAEEALGDAAAFTGVGKYSARVKCALLGWVALNDALIKTGSREDA; from the coding sequence ATGAGCAGCTCGATGGAGCAGCTGTACCAGCAGGTCATCCTGGACCACGCCAAGCACCCGCACGGCCGCGGGCTGGGCGCCGCGGAGGTGCCCGGGCGCACCGGCGAGTCGCACCAGGTCAACCCGACGTGCGGCGACGAGGTGACGCTCCAGGTCGACGTCGACGACGCGGGCGTGGTGCGTGGGCTGCGGTGGGAGGGTCAGGGCTGCTCGATCTCGCAGGCCTCCGTCTCGGTGCTGCACGACCTCGTGATCGACCAGCCGCTGCCGACCGTGGACGGGCTCGGTGCCTCGTTCCGCGAGCTCATGCAGTCCAAGGGCCAGGGGCTGTCCGACGAGGACGCCGAGGAGGCGCTGGGCGACGCCGCGGCCTTCACCGGCGTCGGCAAGTACTCCGCACGCGTCAAGTGCGCCCTGCTCGGCTGGGTCGCCCTGAACGACGCCCTGATCAAGACCGGATCCCGGGAGGACGCATGA
- a CDS encoding NYN domain-containing protein has product MPTSEDDARVGVYIDFDNIVISRYDQVHGDGAWRRDNARDARPDVTARLEAARVDVSALLDFASSFGTLAVTRAYADWSVPANAAYRRQLVERAIDLTQLFPASGTKNGADIRLAVDVLEDLFRLADVSHVVIVAGDSDYIALAQRCKRLGRVVVGIGVPGGTSRALISACDEFEYYDEVAQPDDDDLDDAEAPADAQRPEKSAAGQPSEQPAAAPRRDEPVTAPDAPAAATGQPIGGPGATRLLVKALGLVGKDADGWSQASAVKQQMKRLNPQYNEAALGFATFTDFVRSRNSQVELREDGQSRSLRLRTAKPKRG; this is encoded by the coding sequence ATGCCGACCTCCGAGGACGACGCCCGCGTGGGCGTGTACATCGACTTCGACAACATCGTCATCTCGCGCTACGACCAGGTGCACGGCGACGGCGCGTGGCGGCGGGACAACGCCCGCGACGCCCGACCGGACGTGACCGCCCGCCTCGAGGCGGCCCGCGTCGACGTGAGCGCGCTCCTCGACTTCGCCTCGTCGTTCGGCACCCTGGCCGTCACGCGCGCGTACGCCGACTGGTCCGTGCCCGCGAACGCGGCCTACCGCCGCCAGCTCGTCGAGCGCGCGATCGACCTCACCCAGCTCTTCCCCGCCTCGGGGACCAAGAACGGTGCGGACATCCGCCTCGCGGTCGACGTGCTCGAAGACCTCTTCCGGCTCGCCGACGTGAGCCACGTCGTCATCGTGGCGGGCGACTCCGACTACATCGCGCTCGCGCAGCGCTGCAAGCGGCTCGGCCGCGTCGTGGTCGGCATCGGCGTGCCGGGCGGCACCAGCCGGGCGCTCATCTCCGCGTGCGACGAGTTCGAATACTACGACGAGGTCGCCCAGCCCGACGACGACGACCTCGACGACGCCGAGGCGCCGGCGGACGCGCAGCGCCCGGAGAAGTCGGCAGCGGGTCAGCCCAGCGAGCAGCCCGCCGCCGCGCCGAGGCGGGACGAGCCGGTCACCGCTCCCGACGCCCCGGCCGCCGCGACCGGACAGCCGATCGGCGGACCGGGCGCGACCCGGCTGCTGGTCAAGGCGCTCGGCCTCGTCGGGAAGGACGCCGACGGCTGGAGCCAGGCGTCCGCGGTCAAGCAGCAGATGAAGCGGCTCAACCCGCAGTACAACGAGGCGGCGCTCGGGTTCGCGACGTTCACCGACTTCGTGAGGTCCCGCAACAGCCAGGTCGAGCTCCGCGAGGACGGTCAGAGCCGGTCGCTGCGCCTCCGCACGGCCAAGCCCAAGCGAGGCTGA
- the ypfJ gene encoding KPN_02809 family neutral zinc metallopeptidase has translation MTFQEGGSYGGGRVRTRRGGGRGVAIGGGVGGLGLLIVLAVALLGGGDVSSFLGDGGGGAGQQEGTVGECTADQANSDRECRLSATIDSLDTYWSTTLSDARSDIPEVVSFESATSTQCGQASAATGPFYCPPDQTIYLDLGFFDQLSSQFGAEGGPLAEMYVVAHEYGHHVQHATGVFDEADRSGTGADSDSVRVELQADCYAGLWVGHAATTKDPDTGVAYLEPPSKAELAQALDAAAAVGDDHIQAQSGGVDSDSWTHGSSAQRQKWFTVGYEQGNLAACDTFAADDL, from the coding sequence GTGACGTTCCAGGAGGGTGGCAGCTACGGCGGCGGACGTGTGCGCACGCGGCGCGGCGGCGGTCGCGGTGTCGCCATCGGTGGCGGCGTCGGTGGCCTGGGGCTGCTGATCGTCCTGGCGGTCGCGCTGCTGGGCGGCGGCGACGTCTCCTCGTTCCTCGGTGACGGCGGCGGCGGTGCCGGCCAGCAGGAGGGCACGGTCGGCGAGTGCACCGCCGATCAGGCCAACAGCGACCGCGAGTGCCGGCTCTCGGCGACGATCGACTCGCTCGACACCTACTGGTCGACCACGCTGAGCGACGCGCGCAGCGACATCCCCGAGGTCGTGAGCTTCGAGTCCGCCACCAGCACGCAGTGCGGCCAGGCCAGCGCCGCGACCGGCCCCTTCTACTGCCCGCCGGACCAGACGATCTACCTCGACCTGGGCTTCTTCGACCAGCTGAGCAGCCAGTTCGGCGCGGAGGGCGGACCGCTCGCGGAGATGTACGTGGTGGCCCACGAGTACGGGCACCACGTCCAGCACGCCACCGGGGTGTTCGACGAGGCCGACCGGTCCGGCACCGGCGCCGACTCCGACTCGGTCCGCGTCGAGCTGCAGGCCGACTGCTACGCCGGGCTGTGGGTGGGCCACGCCGCGACGACGAAGGACCCCGACACGGGCGTCGCCTACCTCGAGCCGCCGTCGAAGGCCGAGCTGGCCCAGGCGCTCGACGCGGCCGCGGCCGTCGGCGACGACCACATCCAGGCGCAGTCCGGCGGCGTCGACTCCGACTCGTGGACGCACGGCTCGAGCGCGCAGCGCCAGAAGTGGTTCACCGTCGGCTACGAGCAGGGCAACCTCGCGGCGTGCGACACGTTCGCCGCGGACGACCTCTGA
- the sufC gene encoding Fe-S cluster assembly ATPase SufC: MTTLEIRDLHVSVETKEGPKPILRGVDLTVNSGETHAIMGPNGSGKSTLAYSLAGHPKYQITSGTVLLDGEDVLEMSVDERARAGMFLAMQYPVEVPGVSVSNFLRTAKTAIDGEAPALRTWVKDVKTAMEDLRMDSAFAERSVNEGFSGGEKKRHEILQMELLKPRIAILDETDSGLDVDALRIVSEGVNRVRSNTDVGVLLITHYTRILRYIQPDFVHVFVDGRIAEEGGPELAERLENEGYDRFLVGA; this comes from the coding sequence ATGACCACCCTGGAGATCCGCGACCTGCACGTCAGCGTCGAGACCAAGGAGGGCCCCAAGCCCATCCTGCGCGGTGTCGACCTGACCGTGAACAGCGGCGAGACGCACGCCATCATGGGCCCCAACGGCTCGGGCAAGTCGACGCTCGCGTACTCGCTCGCCGGCCACCCGAAGTACCAGATCACGAGCGGCACCGTGCTGCTCGACGGCGAGGACGTCCTGGAGATGTCCGTCGACGAGCGCGCCCGCGCCGGCATGTTCCTGGCGATGCAGTACCCCGTCGAGGTGCCGGGCGTCTCGGTGTCGAACTTCCTGCGCACGGCCAAGACCGCGATCGACGGCGAGGCCCCCGCGCTGCGCACGTGGGTCAAGGACGTCAAGACGGCCATGGAGGACCTGCGCATGGACTCCGCGTTCGCCGAGCGCTCGGTGAACGAGGGCTTCTCGGGCGGCGAGAAGAAGCGCCACGAGATCCTGCAGATGGAGCTGCTCAAGCCGCGCATCGCGATCCTCGACGAGACCGACTCGGGCCTCGACGTCGACGCGCTGCGCATCGTGTCCGAAGGCGTCAACCGCGTCCGCTCGAACACGGACGTCGGCGTGCTACTCATCACGCACTACACGCGCATCCTGCGCTACATCCAGCCGGACTTCGTGCACGTCTTCGTCGACGGCCGGATCGCCGAGGAGGGCGGCCCCGAGCTGGCCGAGCGCCTCGAGAACGAGGGCTACGACCGCTTCCTGGTCGGGGCCTGA